The genome window GGCGGTGGTCGCGCCGCACCTCACCTCCAGGCCGCCCAGCAGGACCTCCAGACCCGCGGCGTCGACCCGGTTGCCGACCAGGCGGTTCGCGCGGCGCAGGGCGTCCGGGTCGGCGGCGCCCGACCGCGGCACGCCGACGGCTGCCAGACCCGGGCGACCCTGGTCCTCGACGAGCGTCAGCGGGCCGGTCGCCACGACCGTCAGGGACCGGCCGCCCGGGGCGGTGCCGGGCGCCGGGGTGGCGGGGGTCGCGGGGACCGGCGGCACGTCGGACCCGGTGCGTCCTGCATCGGGAAGGGCCGTGACCCGGGGGGCCGCGCGTCGCACGAACCGCACGACGTCACCGGGCGCGAGCAGAGCCGCGCGCGCGGCCCCGCGCGCGGCGTCGAACATCTCGACGTCGGTCGTGCCGAGCAGCCGCCACCCGCCCGGCGAAGCCGCCGGGTAGACCGCGGTGAACTCGCCCGCGACCGCCACCGCGCCGGACGGCACGCGCGTACGCGGCGTCGCGAGCCTCGCGACCCGCAGCCGCGGGTCGAGGCCGACGACGTACGCGAAGCCGGGCGCGAAGCCGCCGAACGCCACCCGGTAGCCGTCGGGCCCGCCGGCGAGGTGCCGGGTCACGACCTCCTCGACGGACAGGCCGGTCTCGTCGGCGACGTCGTGCAGGTCGAGCCCGTCGTACACGACGGGGACCTCGACGACGCGCTCGCCCGCCGTGGCGTGCGCACCGCGCGGGCGCTCGGACGGGTCTCCCAGCGTCCCCGCCGCACGCCCGACGGCCGCCGCCCACGCGGGGCGTCGGCGCGCATCGCCCCGCACGAGCACCGTGCGGGCAGCGGGCACGACGTCCACGACGCCGGGGACGGGACGCGCCCGCAGCGCGGCGTCGAGGACACGCACCTCGTCGAGGTTCTCGACCTCGACGAGGACCCCGTCCTCGCCGCACGCCAGCAGCCGGGCGACCACGTCAGGGCCTCGCGCGCCGGTCCGCGTCGTCCCGCACGACCGGACCCGCGGGGCCACCGCCCGGCTCGCGGCCGGGGTGGGTGGCGTCGGTGAACGGCCGGACGTCGACCGCCGCGGCCGCGAGGGCGGCGCGCACCGCCCTGGCGATCCCCACGGCCCCGGGCGTGTCCGAGTGCACGCACAGCGAGCCGGGCGTCAGCTCCACGACCGACCCGTCGACAGCGACGACGACGCCCTCGACGGCCATCCGCACGGCGCGGGACGCGGCCTCGTCGGGGTCGACGACGAGCGCGCCCGGCCGCCCGCGCGGGACGAGCGTGCCGTCCGGCGCGTACCCGCGGTCGACGAACGCCTCGGTCATGACCCGCAGTCCCGCCGCACGCGCGAGGGCGAGCACGCGCGAG of Cellulomonas dongxiuzhuiae contains these proteins:
- a CDS encoding 5-oxoprolinase subunit B/C family protein, translated to MVARLLACGEDGVLVEVENLDEVRVLDAALRARPVPGVVDVVPAARTVLVRGDARRRPAWAAAVGRAAGTLGDPSERPRGAHATAGERVVEVPVVYDGLDLHDVADETGLSVEEVVTRHLAGGPDGYRVAFGGFAPGFAYVVGLDPRLRVARLATPRTRVPSGAVAVAGEFTAVYPAASPGGWRLLGTTDVEMFDAARGAARAALLAPGDVVRFVRRAAPRVTALPDAGRTGSDVPPVPATPATPAPGTAPGGRSLTVVATGPLTLVEDQGRPGLAAVGVPRSGAADPDALRRANRLVGNRVDAAGLEVLLGGLEVRCGATTAFALTGAAVAAELDGVPVPHATAVRATAGSTLRLAAPRDGVRTWLAVRGGIDVPSVLGSRSGDVLSGLGPAALRPGDVLPLGWALDGSPELPLPDAPPHGRPQPGADPAGDVVLLDASDGPRLAHLDAAGRARLWSAVWQVAAASNRVAVRLTGEALTGAVRTELPSEGLVAGAVQVPHDGQPVLFGADHPVTGGYPVVAVLTRAARARAAQLRPGDRARLRRVEVGGPGAGPIHPPTGTYVPAEAPPHQVGTPHVGAPGVSRHNM